Genomic segment of Candidatus Hydrogenedentota bacterium:
AAACAAAAAAATACGGCTTCCGAAGAAAGGTTATTTACAATCGGCTATGAGGGTAAAAGCATAGAGCAATTTATTAAACAGTTAATCCAAGAGGGGATTAAGTTACTATGTGATGTCCGTAAAAATCCGCTTAGCCGAAAATTTGGATTTTCAAAGACCAGACTTACCCATATAACAGAAAGTGTCGGGATTAAATATGTGCATGTTCCCGCTCTCGGCATCGAAACCACAAAGCGCCGTGTATTGAAGACTTCCGAGGACTATATATCGCTCTTTAATGATTACGCCAAGACACTGCCGAAGTTGGAAGCTTATCTTAATCAAGTTTATTATTTGCTTCATTCTTACACGCGCATTGCCTTGATGTGCTTCGAAAAAGATCCTGCGCAATGCCATAGGCATGTTGTAAGAGATTATCTAATTAAAACGCACAAGGTCGGGAGTACAGACTTATAGGTATGGAAAAAAAACGAATTTACATCGTCGCAAAAACTTATCCGACAATTTCAAAGAAATATGCGGAGCTCGTTTGTACGGCAGGAATCTTGGAGGACGGCTCTTGGATTCGGCTTTATCCAATTCCATTCAATACCTTGGCTGAAGAACAAAAATATCCAAAATATACATGGATTAATGTGAAGATAACACGCAATACAGCAGACAATCGTTTTGAATCCTATAGACCGGATCTTTCGACGATCGACGTTGAAGAAAAATCAAAAAAAACGAACTGGGACGTGAGACGCAGGATTATCTTTAAAAACAAAAAAATTTATACCAATTTTGATGAGTTGTTGTCTAAGAAAAACAAAGACGGTACCTCCCTTGCTGTGTTCAAACCCACAAAGATAAAAAACTTCATCACAGCGTCAACAACAAATGAATGGGATAGTGACAAACTCGAACATCTAGAGATGGAGTCAAAACAGTTAGATCTGTTTTTGACGCCTGAGGAGATAAAAAAACAGTTTAGAGTTGTTCCAAAAGTACCCTATAAATTCTATTATCAATTCGAAGATGAAACAGGCAAGCTACATAAATTAATGATCTTGGACTGGGAAATCGGTATGCTCTACATTAAGTGTCTTAATATAGCAAAGGGTGACAAAGAGACGGCAATATTAAAAGTGAAAGAAAAATATTATGATACCTTCATTAAAAATGACCTTCACTTCTTTCTAGGCACTTCAAGAGCCCATCACGCTAGAGCGCCTAATCCCTTTATGATTATTGGAGTGTTTTACCCACCGCTGACAACACCGGATCCACAGATGAATTTATTTGATATGGAGTAATACAAAAGAAAGACGCCACGGCGGATTGAATTTCCGGTGTTTAAATACTTGGCATTACTTCTTGGTTGCTTCTTGGTTGCTTCTAGTTGCAAGGTTGCAATAACAGCATCTTATTGAAGTTTCAGTGTTTAAGTGATCGGCGTTGCTTCTTGGTTGCTTCTAGTTGCTTCTAGTTGCAAGGTTGCAATAGGATTACGTGAAATCTGCTTTCGTCAGCGCTTAACAGCACCTTAGCCAACAACTACCATCCGATAGCTGCTGCGGGCTCCTGCGCCGCAGACCTCCAAGCAATACACTCCCTTCATAAGTACTGCGCCAAGTCTTGAAACGGATTCTCCGATAAGATACACTGTGAGAACCGGGAAAGGGGCGCGGTGCCCCTATAGATCCCCTTGCG
This window contains:
- a CDS encoding DUF488 domain-containing protein, with protein sequence MNKRQPIYKRQRFLLSFIRQLNAGVSLADLQKLVFLQLKRKSEAYYDFLPHAHGPHSFQLAEDVDILLKNGFITIEDTNIKATGYSLKENSSSGNVLIRELYNVYPYGAMKNEGADRLFHKEKICHLNNEKQKNTASEERLFTIGYEGKSIEQFIKQLIQEGIKLLCDVRKNPLSRKFGFSKTRLTHITESVGIKYVHVPALGIETTKRRVLKTSEDYISLFNDYAKTLPKLEAYLNQVYYLLHSYTRIALMCFEKDPAQCHRHVVRDYLIKTHKVGSTDL